In Anser cygnoides isolate HZ-2024a breed goose chromosome Z, Taihu_goose_T2T_genome, whole genome shotgun sequence, a genomic segment contains:
- the LOC106037337 gene encoding tetraspanin-36-like isoform X1, with protein sequence MDCGVITSKTVLLLLSLAFWAAAAGLSYVGGYVMNTYRSYDNFVQDKHALLPAVIILCVAAVMFIIGLLGCCATFRESRVGLGLFLAIILIIFIAEVSAFVLAFVYREKVKTDVQGTMRSVFEKYDGRNSQSAVVDYLQENLHCCGVKNYSDWTSTRWFNSTGNNSVPLSCCKQNLKNCTGSLDQPQELNTQGCLGELESGLQSVISYAMLVILGFAIVKFFAMLSVCVLTCKREDSGYQPLYSGVFA encoded by the exons ATGGACTGCGGCGTGATCACCTCCAAGACCgtgttgctgctgctcagcctcgCCTTCTGG gcggcggcggctggcCTCAGCTACGTCGGGGGCTATGTCATGAACACCTACAGGAGCTACGACAACTTCGTGCAGGACAAGCACGCCCTGCTGCCAGCCGTGATCATCCTTTGCGTCGCTGCGGTGATGTTCATCATCGGGCTGCTCGGCTGCTGCGCCACCTTCCGGGAGTCTCGGGTTGGCCTGGGGCTG ttcttGGCCATTATCCTCATCATCTTCATCGCAGAAGTGTCCGCTTTTGTCCTGGCATTTGTTTACAGGGAAAAG GTAAAAACTGACGTCCAAGGCACAATGCGTTCAGTCTTTGAGAAGTATGACGGGAGAAACTCACAGTCTGCTGTGGTGGATTACCTGCAAGAGAAC CTCCATTGCTGTGGGGTGAAGAACTACAGCGACTGGACAAGCACGCGGTGGTTTAATTCCACTGGGAATAACAGCGTccccctgagctgctgcaagCAAAATCTGAAGAACTGCACGGGGAGCCTGGATCAGCCGCAGGAACTCAACACGCAG GGCTGTTTAGGGGAGCTGGAGTCTGGGCTGCAGAGCGTCATCAGCTATGCTATGCTGGTAATCCTGGGCTTTGCCATCGTAAAG ttctttgccATGCTGAGTGTCTGCGTGCTTACTTGCAAGCGAGAAGACAGTGGATACCAGCCTCTTTACTCAGGGGTGTTCGCTTAA
- the LOC106037337 gene encoding tetraspanin-36-like isoform X2 — MDTAAAAGLSYVGGYVMNTYRSYDNFVQDKHALLPAVIILCVAAVMFIIGLLGCCATFRESRVGLGLFLAIILIIFIAEVSAFVLAFVYREKVKTDVQGTMRSVFEKYDGRNSQSAVVDYLQENLHCCGVKNYSDWTSTRWFNSTGNNSVPLSCCKQNLKNCTGSLDQPQELNTQGCLGELESGLQSVISYAMLVILGFAIVKFFAMLSVCVLTCKREDSGYQPLYSGVFA; from the exons ATGGATACT gcggcggcggctggcCTCAGCTACGTCGGGGGCTATGTCATGAACACCTACAGGAGCTACGACAACTTCGTGCAGGACAAGCACGCCCTGCTGCCAGCCGTGATCATCCTTTGCGTCGCTGCGGTGATGTTCATCATCGGGCTGCTCGGCTGCTGCGCCACCTTCCGGGAGTCTCGGGTTGGCCTGGGGCTG ttcttGGCCATTATCCTCATCATCTTCATCGCAGAAGTGTCCGCTTTTGTCCTGGCATTTGTTTACAGGGAAAAG GTAAAAACTGACGTCCAAGGCACAATGCGTTCAGTCTTTGAGAAGTATGACGGGAGAAACTCACAGTCTGCTGTGGTGGATTACCTGCAAGAGAAC CTCCATTGCTGTGGGGTGAAGAACTACAGCGACTGGACAAGCACGCGGTGGTTTAATTCCACTGGGAATAACAGCGTccccctgagctgctgcaagCAAAATCTGAAGAACTGCACGGGGAGCCTGGATCAGCCGCAGGAACTCAACACGCAG GGCTGTTTAGGGGAGCTGGAGTCTGGGCTGCAGAGCGTCATCAGCTATGCTATGCTGGTAATCCTGGGCTTTGCCATCGTAAAG ttctttgccATGCTGAGTGTCTGCGTGCTTACTTGCAAGCGAGAAGACAGTGGATACCAGCCTCTTTACTCAGGGGTGTTCGCTTAA